From Bacteroidota bacterium, a single genomic window includes:
- a CDS encoding type I restriction enzyme HsdR N-terminal domain-containing protein — translation MQFPQLNLPTFDFKIRLDNESDKLQIFDIIRKKYVVITPEEWVRQNFVHFLVLHKNYPASLLKVERLLKVHKVTKRTDILIHDTKGKPLLLVECKAPDIAINNVVFEQALVYNIELKVPFLIATNGITHTTCKLDIATNSHTFLNEIPDYTSINNLL, via the coding sequence ATGCAATTTCCACAACTCAATTTACCCACCTTCGATTTCAAAATAAGATTGGATAATGAGTCTGATAAATTACAAATATTCGACATCATTCGGAAAAAATATGTGGTAATTACTCCCGAAGAGTGGGTTCGACAGAATTTTGTTCACTTCCTTGTTTTACACAAAAATTATCCGGCTTCTTTACTAAAAGTAGAACGGTTATTAAAAGTACACAAAGTAACTAAAAGAACCGACATATTAATTCACGACACCAAAGGAAAACCATTGTTATTAGTTGAATGCAAGGCTCCGGATATTGCAATTAACAATGTAGTCTTTGAGCAGGCACTGGTATATAATATTGAGCTTAAAGTGCCTTTCTTAATTGCAACAAATGGAATAACACATACAACATGCAAACTAGATATAGCAACCAATTCACATACTTTTCTTAATGAAATTCCAGACTATACATCCATAAACAACTTGCTTTAA